A stretch of DNA from Plodia interpunctella isolate USDA-ARS_2022_Savannah chromosome 11, ilPloInte3.2, whole genome shotgun sequence:
TGCTATATCATCATTCAACAGGTTAGCGAGGTGAGACCATCCTAAATAATTCAACTCCTTTTATAATCAtattccaaaacaaaaaagaaatactatataattacatGACTGTCACATACCAAGTGCTCTAAAGTACTAGAAAAGGTTCCAATATGCTGACACTATGCATGTAAGTTCATAGGTCATTAGTACTTCTGTTAAGTGCTTATCGCACACACAGTTATCATTTATAGAACATAGTgcatttccattttttttttttcagattaagAACAGATATGTTGATTCATTAAAGGAGCAAGCTACAAAGTATTTGTTCATACTTAAGTTTGCGCTTGGTGATGCAATATTTGTCTTACGTTTTTGCACATTtcctttgtaaaataatatttgactcttgaatcaatattattcatatgaaataaaatatgtattagatTGCTGTATTTAGTTTCAATTACTTTAGCTAGAAGTGGAAAAAATGGAGGCCTAATTCTCAAGTAGTGAATTGATATGGTCCAAAATTAACGATGATGAGAACACTAGCTGGTACACATGCTGTCATTATATTAATCTGTTTCAAGTGccataaaataattgcatCTCATTATCTTgctactaaaatataaacataatgttATCTCCTATTGATAAAATTCAAGATACTATATGTTAATTATCTCTCTCTGTCACAGGGGTAAACAGAAAATCCCGTGAACCCACTGATAGGTGGACGGGTCGCGGCTAAATATccttatgtattaataaaacgTAAGAACAAAAAAGAGAAATCATTGCCAATGGCatgttaacaaaacaaaatagaactacttacatatataaaaattcaaattgcaTAGTGAatatacagacaaaaaaataattgttattattttataactttcatAGATCCAACTGACTGTCAGTGAAGATGGCATCGTCACAGTGGTGGAGCCCGGGGGCGGGAAGCTAGTGGACAAAGAGGAGCTCCACGAAGCTATCAAGATACCCACAGACCACCAGACACTTACTGTTCACCAATTACAGCAAATTGTTGGACAGCAGGTGTGTAAACAAGAGTGGCAAACGTCTGAGGTAGATCCacttgacaattttatttgtaaagttaaaataaggTTTTTAAGTGGTGACAGCAATTTACTAATCTtatgtttctatattttatacatgtgTTCATAGTCTTTAGTACTGACAATAGGATTAATTCGAAACATAATAAGTATACCATTCAAGTAACTTTTAACACTTTTCGTTTGTATATAATCttaactatactatactaatataataggCTGTATCTTTGTTTGACCGCGCTAAGCTCTGTTGGATTTGGGAAATTCGTTGTGTATTAAAGATACATGTATGGGAAAAGTTATGTACTATCTAAAAATTTCCACAAAATCAAAGGTACAGATAGTCCTTATGCAATGTTTACACCTCTTCACACTATTATATCCTTGAATTTTTTCAAacaataagaattaaaaaggAAAAGATACGTCAAAGGGTATAAGATTCCAGCAGGTACGACGTATTAGGTGAAATAGTCCCAGAATGTCGGTCCCCTGATCACCAGGTCTGGTGTTTGCTTGGCTTCCGCAACCAAGAAATAATCCTAGAAAGTAATGTTCCAAAGTGTTTTGAACCCAGAAGTAAAATGTAGCGTGCGTCTCCGTACCCAGGTAATAGACAGTGTGGTCCGCATTGAGCAGGCGACGGGCGAGCCCGCCAACATCCTGGTGACTCACAACGCGGACGGCACCACCTCCATCGAGGCCAGCGCCGCGGACCCGCTCATCGTCAAGGACGAGAAGAGCTCAAAGATAGAGACTGCGCAGTTTGCTATACCTGCCGAAATCAAGGACATCAAGGGAATCGATTTGAAGGTAGGTTTGAGTGTAATTGTTGTTTTACTTAAAGACGTTTCCAACGAAAACATATATTGCCACagaaactaatataaaaatgttattatctaGTATCACATATAAGTGTCTACTAGAAATACCGGTAAGTCATATAAACCCATTTGGATATTGTATCCACAACCCAGTCCACCCTGATATGGGTTCAATAGAGTGAATTTTTGCTTCTTTAGGACTTCTTCTAAATAGTTTGTCTTATTGTAAAACAGAGTGTTGGTGCGATGGGAATGGAAGGAGCTGTGGTGAAGATATCTGCTGGAGCGTCAGACCACGACCTCCATGCTATGTATAAAGTGAATGTGGAAGATCTGTCGCAACTGCTGGCGTACCACGAGGTCTTCGGGAAGCTAAACACGGAGGGGCAGCAACAATCTAAAGTAAGCATTAACATTGTCAAATAAGAATGCAttgatatagaaaaaaataatttttatataatagtttcgCCGAAAGTGGTTAAAACTGTCCACCTATGTTCGAAaggaatcctactcatgccacatgtatatcaatcttactcaagttttcatagactacTACTTACTTCCAGTGAATGGAAACACCGTGAGGGAACCTGCATACTGATTGACAGATTAAGTTCATTAGTGTatatgcgattacttgccatTAGACGCGGTATGTAgtcataaaaatcatgtcaggtgcctttaagctacttgaataaaatctgacaccagtgttagcaattaacacactctgTTAGAAATAGAAACACTTCACTGCTCTGATTAATCTGAAATATTACCTTTAAACCACTTTATAAGACACGGTTCTAAGTGACGTACGTTACCCCAGGTGATCAGCGAGGTGGAGGTGGAGGCGGGCACGAGCGCGGCGCTGGAGGAGTCGTCGCCCGGACAGCACGCCTGCGACATCTGCGGGAAGAGCTTCCCCTTCAGATACCAGCTCATCGTTCATAGGTAACCTTTATAACAATAACTTATTGATAAAGATGGTTTCCAACTAAATTTCCACTTATTTAGTTCTTGCATATAACCACAGGAGAGGCCTGTGAAAGTTATATATGTGATGAATCTttaatgtttcaaaatttgtgTGCAGACGATACCATGGTGAAAGCAAGCCATTTACGTGTCAAGTATGCGGCTCTGCGTTTGCCAACCCTGTCGAACTGTCAAGGCATGGGAAAACTCACCTTGGTAAGTAATAAGGAGTTATCTAAATCACATTTAAGGTATTATTCAcaacaaaaatgacaaatgagagacagaaaaattaaaattttctaaatttttccAAATTGCTTCCAGgttttttctttacatttgTTCACTGTATACCactgtaataattatgtacctTTCAGCTGGAGACCCCGCGGAACGCAATGCCAAGCGACTAACTCAAGACAAGCCCTACGCCTGCACAACTTGCCATAAAACTTTCTCGCGCAAAGAACATCTCGACAATCATGTCCGCAGTCACACAGGAGAAACGCCTTATAGGTAAGgcctaattaattttattatgttggtatgagattgaaatatgaaaaatattcggCGTGTGTtacgtgtttttttaattcacgACTGGCAGGGTTGCCATGTATTGTTGGGCGTTAGATGATgtaagtttattcaaaatttatggCTTGTTTCttcaccgcttgctgataaacTATCTTATAgcctatatgtaacatatagCGTTACAAGTTCAATTTCAAAAGTGTTGGATAAGGCTAACTAGTGGCTATGTCTAGCAGTTTACCTGTcagaatattgttttgttttaaccTATGATACAATACTTTAACTGACAGATGCGAGTTCTGCGCAAAGACATTCACCCGTAAGGAGCATATGGTTAACCACGTGCGGAAACACACGGGCGAGACTCCGCACCGCTGCGAGATCTGCAAGAAGAGCTTCACGAGGAAGGAGCACTTCATGAACCACGTCATGTGGCACACAGGTGACTGGATACGTCAATCCTCTTATTACAAccattttagttaaataaaaatgtttttttttattaatacaacatgtcccactgctgagcCAACGCCTCTCCTCTTTCTTTCCATGTTTCCCTTATCCCTGATCTTTtccattattaattaaaatataaaaaatacagtttagtCAAAAATAGATATCTGGACAGTACCTGGTTCAAAGGTTCATTTCTTTGTGTAGCCATGGATTCATTCaactttaaattacttataaattaatataactaaataaattgaataagttATACATGAATTGTTAATTGAATAAGTCGAATGTTAACAAACCATATTTCAACAAATGGTCTCTGCAAGCAATGTCTGTAGAATCTGCCTGCTTGAAAAATGGTGACTTATTTTGTAACGaaatcaataatttcatttagatGATATAGAATATCAGATGTATTGGACCTTTAAAAACACATAATAAACTTAACACAAACCTTAACAATAAACTTAGCTTTATACACATTCAGTTTTCCGTGACTAGATTTTGATTTGAGATTATGTGCACAaacgaaattaataatagCGAGTATTATCTATATAGTACATACccataaatgtataaaaccaTACCTTTTTAGTTCAAAAAGCAAacgtttgtaaatttattgtcTAGTTTTCTATTCaattaatgtacctactttatttttcgATGTAATTTCGCGATTGATAACGCCATTTTTCGCAAGTTAAGGGTTAAATGACTAATGATAAttgtgattttgatttttcactTTGCGCGCGTCATggattaaataatgttaattagcACACAGCGCGCCACGAGGGTAAAGACCTGACGTGTCTATGGTTTGCTTGCGCAATAGCAAAGTGGCTAGTAAACCAAACAGACACCTAACTCTCGTGTCGCACATTATTGTGATCCTCATTAAATCTTTCTTCACAGAGCACCTTGTAGTGAGCATGTTACGATTTATAACGAAGAATTACATTTATacctttttgaaaatgaattacacaacatttatttagatcatttaagttttattttggaataaCCAAGCCTGCACCAGACATGCGTCGATCCAGTGGTGCAGAAAGTAGAAAGATTGAATGATTCAACTATCCGATTCAATATTGAGCCACTAACATAACACACCATAATCGTGGGTGGGCGCCTGCCTTCAATTTACTAACACTTCAAATCTCAATATATTGATACCAAAAGACATAGTTGCATCATTGAAtgttaacgttttattttctgCCCACGCATAGGTGAAACGCCGCACCATTGTCAAATTTGCGGCAAGAAGTATACTAGGAAGGAGCATTTAATGAACCATATGAGGTCACACACAAACGATACTCCGTTCCGATGCGAACTTTGCGGCAAGTCCTTCACGAGAAAGGAACACTTCACCAATCACATTATGTGGCATACGGGTCagtatagttttcatttaaGCCCATTGGATGTGTGGAAGATATTTGTTTGGCCGACTGTACCTCGCAATTTACTGCTCCTGGTGGCAGGCTTGGATTTCCttttcatgtaatttttgtgttaatttttgttataattacaaattttgtgaattttttaCTAACGCATGAATATCACCCAAGAATATACGTATTGTTACTCGTGcgaattttgttatttattgtttttccaaCGTGTACTAATATAGTATGTGAAAGAGTTTGAACTTGAGGATTTATATTTCCACAATCTTACTCACGagtttggatgtttatccTGATTGAGccctaaaattaaacatatatatcaaccagaaaaaaatatgataacatAGCAAATTTTTTTCGTACACTATGTAAAATTGTAGCCAGATTCACTTGTATAACATTAATAACGTGCGCGCATATTAAATAGAGCCGCATTTGTACGATTTGACGAATTTTTCAATACAGTACGTTTCATGCCAAATTACTAAACCTGAACATAATCAACCTAATTCTAATTTCAGGCGAGACGCCGCACCGATGCGACTTCTGTTCCAAAACCTTCACTCGCAAGGAGCACCTCTTGAACCACGTGAGACAACATACGGGCGAGTCTCCGCACCGCTGCAACTTCTGTTCGAAATCCTTCACGCGCCGCGAACATCTCGTGAACCACGTGAGACAACACACGGGGGAGACCCCCTTCCAATGTGGATATTGTCCAAAAGCCTTCACCAGAAAAGACCATCTCGGTAATAGGTTTTTACGATTgcagtttatttattcgcaGGATTTTATTATAGCGTTTACTATTATTTCGTTTTGacggcctcggtggcgcagtggtaatgtgcttgcttctgaaccgagaggtcccgggtttgatcccgCCGGTCAgctcatgatgaaaaatgatctttttctgattggcccgggtcttggatgttttatctatacaagtatttgttataaaatatagtatcgttgagttagtattccataacacaagtctcgaacttactttgggcctaactcaatctgtgtgatttgtcctaatatatttatttatttatagtatatttgGATATTGCTTTATTcacatatacaaaaaaaaataatttccaaagTAATTAAATCCACCCTTTCACCTTTCAAAGATATAGGATCCTAATGGAGATTTTTCATATGTatgcaaattgaaaattataacaagAAAATTGTGTTACAGTGAATCACGTCCGGCAACACACGGGCGAGTCTCCGCACAAGTGTTCATTTTGCACCAAATCGTTCACCCGCAAGGAGCACCTCACGAACCACGTCCGCCAACATACCGGGGAATCCCCGCACCGGTGTACTTTCTGCTCCAAATCCTTTACCAGAAAAGAACATTTAACCAATCATGTCAGGTAAGAATGTGCTTTTCACAGGTCTGGGGTGGTACTTTCTCTTAGAATTCAATAATGGTCAGTAAGGTTCATGCTATTTAGAAAATAAGCATCATAGAAACGattttgtaaaacatttcagtttcattcaaacatttttagcTTCTGCTATATTAACGCAGAAAATGCATGTCATATGTgacattttgatgtaattttttattgtattgctTTTACTTTTGGAATTATATCAACGGAAAATTGGGCTGCTGAAAGTATCATTCTAGTTACTTCGATTTTAATAATCATCTAAATGTATTGTGTCGTCCAGTTTAGTTAGAAGTAGAAGTATACAATGCTGTGCTACAATCTGCTAAATGTCACACGGTATATAAAACTTTGACCGTTTAGTAGAAATAATCTTAGAACCCATTAAGGCATGTCGTCAGTATGCATGATTTAGTTTGTCTTCCAATTTCTAATTAAGGTAAGGTTTTTCTCTCATTGGGAGTAGTGTAGAGTCGGTTTCTTACGGCATTTGTGTGAAGTTTCCCTTTGAGCGCAGTGTAGCATAGCATTGTGCATTCCGATTTGAGCTCCCTTGAGCTTGCGGGTCCTCGGCGTTGTAGTCACGGAGGATTATAGTTGGACTGCTTCGTTCAGACCTCGTCATCAAATTTGATGCTTCGcgaaatattttgtgatttttcatttgagtcagagtgtaataaaaataatcatttagaCGAGTTTTGAACTAACAGTTATAGATACATTTAACGcttcaattttaattgagAACTAAAAGAGTGTTGCCtatctatttttgaaatgtgcTTATCCAGCCAATTAAAAATGGCAGTGTACATCTCAAAAATAGAATGACCAATCGAGGCTATACATAAATGAATCAAATCGGAATGTGCTCTGCAGACAGCACACTGGCGAAACCCCACACAAGTGCACGTTCTGCCCGCGCGCGTTCTCTCGTAAGGAGCACCTCAACAACCACGTGCGGCAGCACACGGGCGACATGCCGCACTCCTGCTCCTACTGCAACAAGAGCTTCACCAGGAAGGAGCATCTCGTCAACCATATCAGGTATACTTTTAGCTGTGGCGGACATTGGCTCGTTGACAACTTCTCTCTCAAAGtttcatcagccattttaatgtccCCACTGTTAGTGCGCTGGCCTCATTTATAACTTGATATAAATTTTGCTGTTCAATGTTAAAAGTTAATTGAGTGATAAAATGTCTCATGTCATAACATAGTCGTACAATGAAGATCTTGTATCTGAATCACggagtcccaggttcgatacCTGGTAAATTAGAAATGAAATGTGATGGATGCAGTTTCTGTACAATCACTCTAATTTGTCCctgtttatgtatttacccATTTATTGTCGCAGACAACACACAGGCGAGACGCCGTTCAAGTGCACGTATTGCACCAAGTCGTTCTCACGTAAGGAGCACCTCACCAACCACGTGCATCTCCACACGGGGGAGACGCCGCACAAGTGTCCTTTCTGCACCAAGACCTTCTCCAGGAAGGAGCATCTGACAAATCATGTCAggtaattcatattattacatttcaaaatccATTCAATCGACCCTAATTAAATGACGAATAGACTCTGCTATAGAAACggtgaaatttttttataacttacgCCACGAAAGAAGAGACCTGATGTATCTATGTTCTGACTGCGCAAAAGACTACTATATGCAATTATTTTACTATGCAGGCAAACCATACTAAATAGTTCTTGTTTCATgggtataatatttttgcattgcaaataggtataatttgaAATGACACGTAAACGCGTTATATTCCGCGTAGGATCCACACGGGCGAGTCCCCGCACCGCTGCGAGTTCTGCCAGAAGCGGTTCACACGCAAGGAGCACCTCACGAACCACATGAAGCAGCACACGGGCGACACGCCGCACACCTGCAAGGTTTGCTCCAAGACGTTCACTCGGAAGGAACATCTGGGAACGCACATGAGGTTTGTTTCCTACATATTTGAGCGTCGCTTTGACTGTCACGGTGAAATATCACTTATTcgagattaaaaaaatgacatagattaattattattcccAAGGGCGACTGTCAAGTCGCACACAGcggaatttccaaaattaagtttattttttagaaagagaactataaaaatgatttttgtaGTATTGTTCTTCGTTTATTTGAGAAGAGAAAATACAATTCACGATTATTCTAGATGTCTCGGATCAAATCAAATGGGGGCTGCTGCAATTTGATCTAACCGCCAGGggagtttattataaaatgttcgttttcaaactaaattttgacaaatgtcTAACGCCTAGCAGCGAATCCACTAGTGTTATCCCCCATTGCATTAATGCAGGCGGCTTGCTTACCTCTTTAggttttctataattttatataattctgtTTACAATTTACAGGTCGCACTGCTGCGGCGAACGGCCGTTCAGTTGCGGTGAGTGCGGCAAGTCGTTCCCGCTGAAAGGAAACCTGCTGTTCCACGAGCGCTCCCACAATAAGAATAACAGCGGAGGCTCCAGACCTTTCCGCTGCGATGTTTGTTCTAAGGACTTCCTATGTAAAGGTcagaatttcaataaaagatACTTCGAAATGCTATTATTTACTATCGCATTGGCTCCGCCATTCACCATCGGGTAGTTTCCTCACTATGTTATCTATCTAGTGGCTGATGAAAACTCATACAAAAATCAAGATTaataaactcatgtgacataagtaggattcgaacctggaacctttcgatccataggcTTCACCGGTACACCACCTGTAGTACTGATAGACAGAGTGTAATGTTTTGTTCTCCGCTGTCAGGACACCTGGTGGCGCACCGGCGCACGCACGACGCGGGCCAGGGCTCCCCGGCCGAGGCCGACGACTGCGACAAACAGGAGCCGCAGGACAGGAAGCACGACATCATGTGAGACCAACATTAATTACATCATCATCAGTATTCTCTATGTGCACTGCGAGTTTTCAAATGCGAACACGATCGTCGAATCTTTTACCATCAATCACAACGACGCGGCCGTTGCCGCAATTTGAATGGTTGACTGCATCGCATCAAGTTTCGAATTGATAACTCGCACTTCACTCttacattattgttatttcacAAGTGAAGTAGCTCATTGTATTTATAGTGTATTGTTTATTAGTCTGTATGGATTaggtaacaaaaatttttcgtCTTATCTTTTCAGGGCAACTACTGAGAACAGACCGGCAGAGACGAATGTCGTTCAAAACACCCAGACTAATTCAAATGTAATGCAAATAACCACTcaggtaattttaatattcaaatcgAATAGCTTAGAAACTCAATGAAAACATTCAACAAAATCGTCTACTAAGAAATATCGTTTagctatacatttttttatgcatCAACAATGTTTTAGCCTCTGTGGTCAGTGGAAAACactagtttatttgttagtcaaataaaaaaaaccctcGACTtaattcatttcgctacactTGAaccggctgaaccgattttgatcaaacatgtCTAAGAACCactataaaaattagctatcaaataaaaaaaaacagcatcCAAATCTGTTAATCCGTtcatgagctacggtgccacgtacaagcgtcgggggttaaaaatcaCCAGTGCGCGTTGAGGTTCAGACTACAATAATATCATCTGCCACTTTGCTAGAGAGATAGACTTGAGTTTTGTCCATGTGTGTTAAGAatcatgttttgtttttttgtggAATGTTTTCAAAAGGTTTTTGCTCTAAAGTCTCAGCTTTAGCCAACATGAGTGTATCAGATTGAATTGATAAATCAGGGAAAAGCTAGGTTAACTTAAATAGTAAACTTACAGTAAAatgactataaatataataagaaatgTGTTTCCAGCAACAAGTCCGGTCGGTGCCGACGAGCGCGGGCGAAGTACAAGCCAGCAGCTTCAGTCACCAGCCCAGCTCGCACACCGCCACTCTCCACCATCCCGTCACCGTCAACTACTAGCATACCCTCCCTGCAGGGGGGGGCAACCCCGCCCGGCAACAGTTGCGGCTCCAGACACAAGAACACTCATTCACACTAGTGCGAGAGATCGACATCTGCCAAGCGCTGTTATAAGCTCACAGTGTAGTGCGATTTGTGATTTCGGAATATTTACTACAAGCGTAACAGGCAAATTCGAATGTATAGTGCTGGCTTTTACATTTGTGATATTTACTATAACTTTATATGATCATTCGTTTTCTTGTTATGTTTGTAGTTGTGTCGTGACAGTGACTaacaaatatactatatataataatatatatacaccaCAAATTAAAGACTATGTACACTATTATGGATTGTGATTACAGAATATGAAATGCAGTGAAAGGACAccataaatgtttaaaactaaGTTGGCCAGTATATAAAAGTACTATACTTATGATCTTTATTGATCTCTAATGCTtatctgaatatttttatgctactatcttctttaaaaaaatactttttaattttatcatcagCAACACTAAATCTATAAATTACGTCAGAAAATGTGTCCTACTTCAATtgtaattcttttaaaaatagtgtaaattatgtaaataacgtATAAATagcttatgtatatatactaaGTGAAGACTCGAAagtgtatttttaactttttgtcAGTCTTACAGTTTGGtggaataattttaagtatatattttaacattatatatctGCAATacgcttattttttattgccacAAATATCTATATTAGAACATGTTtgatttacatgaaaatggtTTGTATAGTGGTTaccagatatttttattacgacaataaattaatcatttaaaTCCATGTTTCATAGGAATGGTTAAgcgtttttcatttaatttttatgttttatatttttaaattgtcagAAATCTGAGATGAGTAACAGGTGAAATTTACATTCCTCAATAATATCATACATAAAGCAGTGAGCGTTAAGATGGCGGAACCAAGTCTCCAATTCAGAATATATTCTGTAATGTGCTATAGCACATCAAGGTATTTGTACTATAAATGTACTATTTGTACCCTTAACCAGACATTTGTACCTCTAAAGGTAATAAAAGTACATGAAGCAGGGACCTCCCCTGGTCAAACACAAATCGTCAAAATGGCGGGACCAATGTTTTAATCACGTAACTTCAATTTGGTACCTACAATTGTATTGCAATGGGAGTACATACCAGGATATACGTAGTACTAAGTTTTCGGATATAAATAACCTGCCTCTGACTAGCGCTTCCAGAAAATCCCGCCAAATTGACGTGAAAGTGGCGGGACCAGGGACTTCTTCATGTACTTTTATTACCTTTAGAGGTACAAATGTCCGGTTAAGGGTACAAATAGTACGTTTATAGTACCTTGACGTGCTATATTTCTGAATTGGAGACTTGGTCCCGCCATCTTAACGCTCACCATAAAGCAATAATTATCGTAGTGAAGGGTTTGTAGTAGATATATATCTACTACAAACCCTTcacttaaacattttaaagttccttggtattattttttactagtgTACTGTTCTATTGTTCAactttgataatatatttgggataaattttaatatatttttgtcaaaatggGGACCACTGAAGAGATTACTAACGAATATAAATTCTCTTGAAATATTCCCTTTATTGACATCATGGGATCGTAAAATACGGTAGCACAGTCCAGCTTTAGATAATTACTATTCTTTGCCATGTATTGTACAGTACAAGTGTGATAAAACGTTTTTGTAAGAAATGTATAGAAGTAATACATTGTGGTAGGGGTAATGCTAGCTTAGCGCGGACCACCAAATGCATGGAGTGGTGTTATAATCACTTCCGCAAATATAACAGCTTGTAATCAGATAGATACAGCTTGTTTTTACTTGTACATAGATAGTGGTAATGTAATAGTTAACAAGTAGAgctaagaataaaattatcatttatgttaaaaatggcTGGATTGTGGATGTTATTGTAATGGGGTTATACGATTCTGAATCGTCTGGTTAATAGTTAGAAGGTGCAAAGATTATGGAAGAAATCATGgagataataatatcatatagCCATTTCGATACATTTATCTTCAAGGGTGCCactctaatttatattttatagtaaatcaTTAGATACAatagta
This window harbors:
- the LOC128673680 gene encoding zinc finger protein 271-like isoform X2 gives rise to the protein MNPEHHSINTGGGQPPGTSESQSQRIQNAQQQQSNMPATTSATDLRVNSVNSAAVNVALSSVAKYWVFTNLFPSPIPQVSVYGLPTGTRIENGKPVQDLGQTHASILNGDPNIILGHHTGQPQVTVSAAGAQQIPVSQIIAAQSGQTHEALVAHSQQELAAQQASSAAQVATTHQQVPNNRVEFVQHHNVDMGHHSQQHLMQQQLMAGSRQEHTNQQIQLTVSEDGIVTVVEPGGGKLVDKEELHEAIKIPTDHQTLTVHQLQQIVGQQVCKQEWQTSEVIDSVVRIEQATGEPANILVTHNADGTTSIEASAADPLIVKDEKSSKIETAQFAIPAEIKDIKGIDLKSVGAMGMEGAVVKISAGASDHDLHAMYKVNVEDLSQLLAYHEVFGKLNTEGQQQSKVISEVEVEAGTSAALEESSPGQHACDICGKSFPFRYQLIVHRRYHGESKPFTCQVCGSAFANPVELSRHGKTHLAGDPAERNAKRLTQDKPYACTTCHKTFSRKEHLDNHVRSHTGETPYRCEFCAKTFTRKEHMVNHVRKHTGETPHRCEICKKSFTRKEHFMNHVMWHTGETPHHCQICGKKYTRKEHLMNHMRSHTNDTPFRCELCGKSFTRKEHFTNHIMWHTGETPHRCDFCSKTFTRKEHLLNHVRQHTGESPHRCNFCSKSFTRREHLVNHVRQHTGETPFQCGYCPKAFTRKDHLVNHVRQHTGESPHKCSFCTKSFTRKEHLTNHVRQHTGESPHRCTFCSKSFTRKEHLTNHVRQHTGETPHKCTFCPRAFSRKEHLNNHVRQHTGDMPHSCSYCNKSFTRKEHLVNHIRQHTGETPFKCTYCTKSFSRKEHLTNHVHLHTGETPHKCPFCTKTFSRKEHLTNHVRIHTGESPHRCEFCQKRFTRKEHLTNHMKQHTGDTPHTCKVCSKTFTRKEHLGTHMRSHCCGERPFSCGECGKSFPLKGNLLFHERSHNKNNSGGSRPFRCDVCSKDFLCKGHLVAHRRTHDAGQGSPAEADDCDKQEPQDRKHDIMATTENRPAETNVVQNTQTNSNVMQITTQQQVRSVPTSAGEVQASSFSHQPSSHTATLHHPVTVNY
- the LOC128673680 gene encoding zinc finger protein 271-like isoform X3, with product MNPEHHSINTGGGQPPGTSESQSQRIQNAQQQQSNMPATTSATDLRVNSVNSAAVNVALSSVAKYWVFTNLFPSPIPQVSVYGLPTGTRIENGKPVQDLGQTHASILNGDPNIILGHHTGQPQVTVSAAGAQQIPVSQIIAAQSGQTHEALVAHSQQELAAQQASSAAQVATTHQQVPNNRVEFVQHHNVDMVNHMGHHSQQHLMQQQLMAGSRQEHTNQQIQLTVSEDGIVTVVEPGGGKLVDKEELHEAIKIPTDHQTLTVHQLQQIVGQQVIDSVVRIEQATGEPANILVTHNADGTTSIEASAADPLIVKDEKSSKIETAQFAIPAEIKDIKGIDLKSVGAMGMEGAVVKISAGASDHDLHAMYKVNVEDLSQLLAYHEVFGKLNTEGQQQSKVISEVEVEAGTSAALEESSPGQHACDICGKSFPFRYQLIVHRRYHGESKPFTCQVCGSAFANPVELSRHGKTHLAGDPAERNAKRLTQDKPYACTTCHKTFSRKEHLDNHVRSHTGETPYRCEFCAKTFTRKEHMVNHVRKHTGETPHRCEICKKSFTRKEHFMNHVMWHTGETPHHCQICGKKYTRKEHLMNHMRSHTNDTPFRCELCGKSFTRKEHFTNHIMWHTGETPHRCDFCSKTFTRKEHLLNHVRQHTGESPHRCNFCSKSFTRREHLVNHVRQHTGETPFQCGYCPKAFTRKDHLVNHVRQHTGESPHKCSFCTKSFTRKEHLTNHVRQHTGESPHRCTFCSKSFTRKEHLTNHVRQHTGETPHKCTFCPRAFSRKEHLNNHVRQHTGDMPHSCSYCNKSFTRKEHLVNHIRQHTGETPFKCTYCTKSFSRKEHLTNHVHLHTGETPHKCPFCTKTFSRKEHLTNHVRIHTGESPHRCEFCQKRFTRKEHLTNHMKQHTGDTPHTCKVCSKTFTRKEHLGTHMRSHCCGERPFSCGECGKSFPLKGNLLFHERSHNKNNSGGSRPFRCDVCSKDFLCKGHLVAHRRTHDAGQGSPAEADDCDKQEPQDRKHDIMATTENRPAETNVVQNTQTNSNVMQITTQQQVRSVPTSAGEVQASSFSHQPSSHTATLHHPVTVNY